One genomic window of Fusarium fujikuroi IMI 58289 draft genome, chromosome FFUJ_chr01 includes the following:
- a CDS encoding mug161-like protein: MAAPKIIVLGSLNGQLEPAFKKLATLHTKNNFSMAILTGDVFSATQDDDSVNALLDGAIKVPLPTYFTVGTRPLPPRIAAKAEAEEDICENLHFLGKRSITKTSDGVRIVALGGQLDANLIAGLSKEQHLPFHTADDAKSLRGANNADILLTSIWPASVWTGSQVALDPTNQASLAVSDNIAELCAALKPRYHLTASPEAFFYEREAFVHPTEKETDGTCVTRFISMASFGNDAKAKSLYAFSLNKGDASVPPGATASPFNPKTKKRAPKDDSYSRYGGNDNSRGHRGRRQKQRHRSPPPGPDRCYFCLSNPNLSAHMCCSIGDDAYISTAKGPLPTSNTFAEQGLTFPGHLIIIPLPHNPTIPSIGPVTDPTGEAAKTYNEMTRFREAVQAMIALKSSHKLGVVTWEISRERNVHLIWQLMPLSADLIRKGVAEAAFKVEAENQSLPAFTARELTLEQQAESGGDFFRVWLWADDGEDRIKGKALVMPLPSDMRFDLQFGRRVLAKLLGLESRLVWKDCEQTVEEETKDVEAFRAAFKEWDFTLQEGEEAAA, translated from the exons ATGGCTGCACCAAAAAT CATTGTCTTGGGCAGCCTCAATGGCCAGCTTGAACCGGcgttcaagaagctggcGACATTACACACCAAAAACAACTTCTCCATGGCCATCCTCACTGGCGATGTCTTCAGCGCAACCCAAGACGATGACTCTGTGAATGCGCTTCTAGACGGGGCTATCAAAGTCCCTCTACCAACCTATTTCACCGTTGGAACCCGCCCACTTCCACCTCGTATTGCTGCTAAGGCTGAAGCCGAGGAGGACATCTGCGAGAACCTACATTTTCTAGGCAAGCGCAGCATTACCAAGACATCTGATGGTGTGAGAATTGTCGCATTAGGTGGCCAACTGGATGCCAATCTCATTGCAGGACTATCTAAGGAGCAGCACCTCCCATTCCACACAGCGGATGACGCAAAGAGCCTACGCGGCGCGAATAACGCTGATATTCTCCTGACTTCAATATGGCCAGCAAGTGTCTGGACTGGCTCTCAGGTTGCGCTTGATCCCACAAACCAAGCGTCACTCGCCGTTTCGGACAATATTGCGGAACTATGTGCAGCGCTCAAACCGCGGTATCACTTAACGGCTTCGCCAGAAGCCTTCTTCTATGAACGAGAGGCTTTTGTTCACCCCACCGAAAAGGAAACGGACGGCACCTGCGTCACTCGATTCATTTCAATGGCTTCTTTCGGCAATGACGCCAAAGCAAAGTCTTTGTACGCTTTTAGTCTCAACAAAGGAGATGCTTCAGTACCCCCCGGTGCGACGGCCTCGCCTTTTAACCCCAAGACTAAGAAGCGTGCACCTAAGGATGATTCTTACAGCCGATACGGTGGCAATGATAATAGCAGAGGCCATAGAGGCCGACGCCAGAAGCAGCGCCATCGGTCGCCACCCCCCGGTCCTGATCGATGTTACTTCTGTCTCTCCAATCCCAACCTATCAGCCCACATGTGCTGTAGTATCGGCGACGACGCCTACATCTCCACGGCTAAAGGGCCTTTGCCAACCTCGAACACATTTGCAGAGCAAGGCCTTACTTTTCCAGGCCACTTGATCATCATTCCACTACCACACAACCCTACAATACCTAGCATCGGTCCAGTCACTGATCCTACAGGGGAAGCCGCAAAAACATATAACGAAATGACGCGATTTCGAGAAGCTGTTCAGGCAATGATTGCCCTCAAGAGCTCACACAAGCTCGGCGTCGTGACGTGGGAGATCAGCCGAGAGCGCAACGTTCACCTTATCTGGCAACTAATGCCTCTCTCAGCCGATCTTATTCGCAAAGGCGTCGCGGAAGCCGCTTTCAAAGTCGAGGCGGAGAATCAGTCTCTTCCAGCATTCACCGCTCGGGAGCTCACACTCGAACAGCAGGCCGAGTCAGGGGGTGACTTCTTCCGCGTATGGCTCTGGGCGGACGATGGCGAGGACCGTATTAAGGGCAAAGCCCTCGTCATGCCTCTGCCCTCAGACATGCGCTTCGATCTTCAGTTCGGACGTCGTGTACTAGCtaagcttcttggtcttgaaagTCGCCTGGTATGGAAGGATTGTGAACAGAccgttgaggaggagacaaAAGACGTCGAGGCTTTTCGGGCGGCGTTCAAGGAATGGGATTTCACGCTTCAAGAGggcgaagaagctgctgcttgA
- a CDS encoding related to papaya ringspot virus polyprotein encodes MPSNSSGRITKARKNKNSTPHQKNHRWESFTTKISKFNSLQPLRKVRRHDLDTEDLSTTTSYFQTGLQKWGELNVSKPFSAFKTKVWPLCESLPQLLHFEQRIMDLLADFIAGQDKEALEPLLDLLTAFSHDLGVRFEKHYGRSLDLIVAIAAKPQDADVIEWTFGALAFLFKYLSKLLVPDLRPTFNVMAPLLGKSRHPPHIARFAAEALSFLVKKAAAPSHRETALKRLVECARDDLLSIKDDRQFTLYKDGLMNMFAEAIKGTDNIIHSTGPAVFAALVDAIPEEERTLTEDTTWTDVVCGVLTSVIHHATADTFGDFATGVHQTIRANMERLSPADRQWQAVPLFRIYGTMAGVRKGNRLTDWAPLIKNFVELLSEVTKAGLEVPHDAASAVWKFVIVNIAIVWHHAPIDALIPYIVRLTQSLSREPFMKWFIPFCSYFCELDARRFGSLFRNDFQRFITNHWSEEPNEDMICILLPKMIENRAFPPAGEKDSCRMPQGWQDQIVSKFERLEISPFPERGPYNKDPQVWRDRCLPRYSALLQILELTAVHPSTNARIAELLLRKLKLALRPSSTLASDEVHFIVGQGFHAYLRMSKAAGSVDITLSPLLRAAVPRFSQSVSFLHAYLAYEEILQSKEIARRQDSTSSDSSSTEEDPVTRSLIENLSSPSHELRLASLNLLKALSPTPDNWNAVETMIETEETPLSLAHTRTIAMHLRKLGQNYASFEEGSWLQRAVPAFLFGMLTVKLSPVWDDSVETMKQITQTKAGEEAICEVAFRWLKIPSARWGPSQPETQSSRPAFVSDFECTNVRRLEEVAADVENIIDRPDEFMLQNFDDKQQTAETVAGNSRSRALKVFNAIPSIAERRSRLLVPHFLAWASEDRITDSANDQDVSEGATWSLADRKAMLSVFSQFINPRVLYQHEDVYTALMQLMENGDVEVQKVTLKAILAWKQEAIKTYQENLEFLLDEARFKNELTVFLQDENAIKPEHRADLMPVLLRLLYGRTISKKGAASGRHGLQATRLAVLRNLSVEDMGSFLDIATGKLKDVKVVGASKTIFEEPILPIRKQVGFLNMISSVISELGTKATPYLDTLLNAVLYCLVFACRQLSTQGMGPESEEEEEKASTQSLLRVIRSTGLKCLIALFQNAQSFQWAPYQDIILEDVVAPRLENLPSETTQGISGMLQLFATWSVLPRIALFLAPHSKVPEGILPKVIECLSIEKGKDEVKIHVLTIIRNLIKLATAPAQESEFNEVIKADLLDTNAKTILSQISTVLDMSGISNDLMEACVETILTMAPIVQDTEDIQAVIEISIFLLNQPPRRVSPKLKGRILLIVEEYVTRSTAFENQALLDNVYDTISSLFSYFKDRENRQSLSRAMLAIAGKDNSLQEVAGLCAALNSFKEGRIDEPDYDRRLAAYSAISGDRETQLTPKQWLPLLHNLTYHIRDDAEFGILSSNSADGLRRFIMDAATCSSEISRGGFDIHLRGVILPALYAGAREPSDTARREYLRVMGHLLSTMPEWEPVADLSALLNDRAEDSAELTFFFNILSPATARQLEALHILEAANKQKEFGSQNLAQFFIPLLEHFIFGRADGVDDHGLGAQAIITIGNLASSLHWKHYRTTLQRYIGYVEAKPEQQKLTIRLLSKVADALVDAAENQPQERMEIDEVDASSSATTRLPLTIPTAEKLSIEVTNSFLPTLVKHLHEKDESEVSYRVPVGVIIVRLLKLLPSDQMDQKLAGVLTDISHILRSKSVEARDMARDTLVKIAVILGSSYFGFILKELRGALTRGYQLHVLSYTMHSILVAIIPICSPGDLDYCLTFVVTVIMDDIFGVIGQEKDAEGYTTQTKEIKSSKSQDSMELIAKNASVSRLIELVKPLRALLMQKVDLKMVRKLDTLMARITAGLLQNPAAETRDTLVFCYEVIQDVYNSQKPEVEEKLDPRVKKYLVQKGAKKSGDRGKTTKHTYKLIRFAVDILRAILKKHDSLRTPTNISGFIPILGDAMVGGEDEVKISAFRLLAVIVKVPFLDDEGSKLYKVAVKEATKSISMAVSTTTDLSQAALKMLAVVLRERRDVVVKDAAVDMLLAKLKDDLTEPLYRHVTFNFLRSVLDRHLETAAVYDTLDYVGTVMITNDDKDTRDLARGAFFQFIREYPQKKARWAKQLNFIVANLKYEREGGRLSVMEIVHLLLMKSSDDFVQEISSTCFLPLFFVLANDDSEKCRVAAAGLLKEIFSKADKERTQTFLGLVRTWLDQDGNEAVLKLAFQVFGFYLESDENASKNKKDFKLVLGKINSVIEVEDIREADGELLEAALEVIRASLSVFPEKILSSSSEKMWSNILRCLSHQSTSVKLSSIGLTSSYLADFAQQASDVAVGEAVVGSHGLTLDLPKVQNLARLGLSVLATRDIDEKLGAEAVQVLAFLAPRLPLRPVTEGERSDDDVEQEQQDEEEEDEEEGVERAEGIQRRTDLQHLFWKISHIIRREIPPRAVAITPKVAAMELLETICRRSSADRLRPSFKTILVPLHNLTDPSIAPPFSNDELFKTRHEALKTRAQILMDSLQKKFGTAEYSKQLLAIREEVRAKREQRSSKRKIEALAQPEKYGRDKRKKFEKNKERKKTRSKEQKVMRESFKRW; translated from the exons ATGCCGTCCAACTCGTCAGGGCGTATCACCAAGGCGCGGAAGAACAAAAATTCAACACCCCATCAAAAGAACCACCGATGGGAGTCTTTCACTACGAAAATATCCAAATTTAACTCGCTCCAACCATTGCGAAAGGTTCGCCGTCATGACCTCGATACCGAAGACCTTTCCACCACGACGTCCTATTTCCAGACTGGGCTTCAGAAATGGGGAGAACTCAATGTCTCGAAACCGTTTTCTGCGTTCAAGACCAAGGTCTGGCCGTTATGCGAGAGCCTCCCGCAACTCCTCCACTTCGAACAGAGGATAATGGACTTGTTGGCCGATTTCATAGCAGGACAGGATAAGGAAGCTCTGGAGCCCCTATTGGACCTTCTCACCGCCTTCTCGCATGATCTGGGAGTTCGATTTGAGAAACATTACGGCAGGAGTTTGGATTTGATTGTGGCTATTGCTGCGAAGCCCCAGGATGCCGATGTTATAGAGTGGACGTTTGGCGCACTCGCCTTCTTATTTAAGTACCTATCGAAACTTCTCGTACCAGACTTACGACCAACCTTCAATGTTATGGCGCCCCTTCTCGGAAAGTCACGACACCCTCCCCATATTGCTCGATTTGCGGCCGAAGCCCTTagcttcttggtcaagaaaGCGGCAGCCCCCTCTCACCGCGAGACAGCTTTGAAGCGCCTGGTTGAATGCGCGAGAGATGATCTTTTGAGTATCAAGGATGACCGCCAGTTTACCTTGTACAAAGACGGATTGATGAATATGTTTGCTGAAGCAATCAAGGGTACTGATAATATCATCCACTCAACTGGCCCAGCTGTTTTCGCTGCTCTCGTTGATGCAATTCCCGAGGAGGAGCGAACTCTCACCGAAGATACCACTTGGACCGATGTCGTTTGTGGCGTTCTCACCAGTGTTATCCACCACGCGACTGCTGATACTTTTGGAGATTTTGCTACCGGAGTCCATCAGACCATCCGAGCCAATATGGAGCGTTTGTCTCCTGCTGATCGCCAGTGGCAAGCGGTTCCTCTCTTTCGGATATACGGCACCATGGCTGGTGTTCGGAAAGGAAATCGCCTCACGGACTGGGCACCACTTATTAAGAACTTTGTCGAGCTGTTATCTGAGGTTACAAAAGCTGGTCTGGAAGTGCCACATGATGCCGCAAGTGCTGTTTGGAAATTTGTTATCGTCAATATTGCCATTGTCTGGCACCATGCACCCATTGATGCATTGATACCCTATATTGTTCGTCTTACCCAATCACTGAGCAGGGAGCCCTTCATGAAGTGGTTCATCCCCTTTTGCTCTTATTTCTGCGAGCTGGATGCCCGGCGCTTTGGAAGTCTCTTCCGTAACGATTTTCAAAG ATTTATTACGAACCACTGGTCAGAGGAACCTAATGAGGACATGATTTGTATTCTGTTACCAAAGATGATTGAAAACCGTGCTTTCCCACCAGCTGGTGAGAAAGACAGTTGCCGAATGCCACAAGGCTGGCAGGATCAGATTGTCTCCAAGTTCGAGCGCCTAGAGATCTCACCATTTCCCGAAAGGGGGCCTTATAACAAAGATCCTCAAGTTTGGCGGGATAGATGCTTGCCAAGATACtcggctcttcttcagatacTTGAGTTGACGGCTGTTCACCCATCAACAAATGCTCGTATCGCCGAACTCCTGCTCCGGAAACTGAAGCTCGCCCTTCGCCCGTCATCTACCCTGGCATCCGATGAAGTTCATTTTATTGTTGGTCAAGGATTCCATGCTTACCTTCGTATGAGCAAGGCCGCCGGCTCTGTCGACATTACCCTGAGCCCCCTGCTACGAGCTGCAGTTCCACGCTTCTCCCAGTCAGTAAGCTTTCTGCATGCCTATCTCGCATACGAAGAGATCCTTCAAAGTAAGGAAATTGCACGGAGACAAGACAGTACCAGCAGCGATAGCTCATCCACCGAGGAGGACCCGGTGACTAGATCGTTGATCGAAAATCTGAGTTCTCCATCCCACGAACTGAGGCTGGCGTCCTTGAATTTGCTGAAAGCACTTAGCCCGACGCCAGACAACTGGAACGCTGTCGAGACTATGATAGAGACCGAGGAGACTCCGTTAAGTCTTGCGCATACAAGGACAATCGCCATGCATCTTCGCAAGCTAGGTCAGAATTATGCTTCGTTTGAGGAGGGCTCTTGGCTGCAACGAGCTGTGCCTGCTTTCTTGTTTGGTATGCTGACAGTCAAGCTGTCGCCTGTGTGGGATGATTCGGTGGAGACTATGAAGCAGATCACACAGACCAAGGCTGGAGAGGAGGCAATCTGTGAGGTTGCTTTCCGCTGGCTGAAGATTCCCTCGGCTCGCTGGGGTCCCTCACAACCTGAAACCCAAAGCTCACGTCCCGCCTTCGTTTCCGACTTTGAATGCACCAACGTGCGTcgacttgaagaagtcgCAGCAGATGTAGAGAATATTATCGACCGCCCTGATGAGTTTATGCTGCAGAATTTCGACGACAAGCAGCAAACTGCGGAAACAGTGGCTGGAAACTCAAGGTCTCGTGCGCTGAAAGTGTTCAACGCGATTCCCTCAATTGCAGAGAGGAGATCGCGGCTCCTTGTGCCACATTTCTTGGCTTGGGCGAGTGAAGACCGAATTACTGATTCAGCAAACGATCAAGATGTTTCTGAGGGTGCCACTTGGTCTCTCGCCGATCGCAAGGCTATGCTCAGCGTCTTTTCACAGTTCATCAACCCCCGGGTCTTGTACCAACATGAAGACGTTTATACCGCACTCATGCAGTTAATGGAgaatggtgatgttgaggtcCAGAAGGTTACCCTCAAGGCCATTCTCGCCTGGAAACAGGAGGCGATCAAGACCTATCAGGAAAACCTGGAGTTCCTTCTAGACGAAGCTCGTTTCAAAAACGAGCTCACAGTCTTCCTTCAAGATGAGAACGCAATCAAGCCAGAGCACAGGGCTGATTTGATGCCAGTTCTCCTCAGATTGCTTTACGGCCGTACAATTTCCAAGAAGGGTGCAGCAAGTGGCAGGCATGGCTTGCAGGCCACTCGGCTGGCAGTCCTTCGGAACCTCAGCGTCGAAGACATGGGGAGCTTTTTGGACATTGCCACGGGTAAGCTGAAAGATGTCAAGGTTGTCGGCGCCTCAAAGACGATCTTCGAGGAGCCTATCCTTCCCATCAGGAAGCAAGTTGGTTTTCTCAATATGATTTCCTCTGTCATATCAGAGCTTGGCACCAAGGCCACACCGTATCTGGATACACTCCTCAATGCTGTCTTGTACTGCCTTGTTTTTGCCTGCCGTCAACTCAGCACACAGGGTATGGGCCCAGagagcgaagaggaggaagagaaggccaGCACGCAGTCTCTTCTCAGGGTCATTCGATCAACTGGATTAAAATGTTTGATCGCTCTTTTCCAAAACGCTCAATCCTTCCAATGGGCACCATACCAGGATATCATTCTCGAGGATGTTGTGGCCCCAAGGTTAGAAAATTTACCCAGCGAGACAACACAGGGGATTTCTGGCATGCTGCAACTTTTCGCTACTTGGTCTGTTCTCCCCAGAATTGCCCTATTCCTTGCACCACACAGCAAGGTTCCTGAGGGTATACTTCCCAAAGTTATTGAATGTCTTTCAATTGAGAAGGGTAAGGATGAAGTCAAAATTCATGTTCTTACTATAATTCGAAACTTGATCAAACTTGCTACTGCGCCTGCACAGGAGTCAGAGTTCAATGAGGTTATCAAAGCAGATCTTCTCGACACCAACGCGAAAACAATCTTATCACAGATCTCTACTGTTCTGGACATGTCCGGGATTAGTAATGACTTGATGGAGGCCTGTGTTGAGACAATCCTGACCATGGCTCCTATTGTTCAGGATACCGAGGACATTCAAGCCGTGATTGAgatctccatcttccttctgAACCAACCTCCACGGAGAGTCAgccccaagctcaagggcaGAATCCTGCTCATTGTTGAGGAGTATGTGACTCGCTCCACTGCCTTTGAGAACCAAGCACTTCTTGACAACGTTTACGACACTATATCGTCTCTTTTCAGTTACTTCAAAGATCGCGAAAACAGACAATCACTTTCAAGGGCCATGCTGGCTATCGCTGGGAAGGATAACAGCCTCCAGGAAGTTGCTGGTCTTTGTGCAGCTCTCAATTCTTTCAAAGAGGGGCGAATCGATGAGCCGGATTATGACAGACGCCTGGCAGCTTACAGTGCAATCTCGGGCGATCGGGAGACTCAATTGACTCCAAAGCAGTGGCTACCTTTGCTTCACAATTTGACTTATCACATTCGAGACGATGCCGAGTTCGGTATTCTTTCGTCCAACTCGGCCGATGGACTTCGGCGGTTCATTATGGATGCAGCAACATGCTCTTCTGAAATTTCGAGGGGGGGATTTGACATCCATTTGAGAGGTGTCATCTTACCTGCTCTTTACGCCGGAGCCCGGGAGCCATCCGACACAGCTCGACGAGAGTATCTTCGGGTTATGGGCCATCTGCTATCAACGATGCCCGAATGGGAACCTGTAGCTGACCTCAGCGCATTGTTGAATGATCGAGCCGAGGACAGCGCTGAACTAACCTTCTTCTTTAATATCCTGAGTCCTGCAACCGCAAGACAATTAGAGGCTCTGCATATTTTAGAAGCAGCCAACAAGCAGAAGGAGTTCGGAAGCCAGAACCTGGCCCAGTTCTTTATCCCACTCCTCGAGCACTTCATTTTTGGTCGCGCTGATGGAGTTGATGACCATGGGCTTGGTGCTCAAGCAATTATCACCATCGGTAATCTTGCAAGCTCTCTGCACTGGAAACACTACCGCACCACTCTCCAAAGATACATCGGCTATGTTGAAGCCAAGCCCGAACAACAGAAGTTAACAATTCGACTTCTTAGCAAGGTCGCTGATGCACTTGTCGACGCAGCTGAAAATCAGCCGCAGGAGCGCATGGagattgatgaggttgatgcaTCGTCATCAGCCACCACCAGACTCCCCCTCACTATTCCGACGGCAGAGAAATTGAGCATCGAGGTTACTAATTCCTTCCTGCCCACGCTTGTCAAGCATCTCCACGAAAAGGACGAGTCGGAAGTCAGCTACCGTGTCCCTGTTGGCGTGATCATTGTCAGGCTTCTGAAGTTGCTGCCTTCGGACCAAATGGACCAGAAACTGGCCGGTGTCTTGACTGATATCAGTCACATTCTTCGCAGCAAGTCTGTCGAAGCTCGTGACATGGCTCGAGACACATTAGTCAAGATTGCTGTTATCCTCGGCTCCTCCTACTTTGGCTTCATCCTGAAGGAGTTGCGAGGAGCTTTAACCAGAGGCTACCAGCTCCATGTGCTTTCATACACCATGCACTCCATTCTGGTTGCAATCATCCCCATCTGCTCTCCTGGTGATTTGGACTATTGCCTCACCTTTGTCGTAACGGTCATCATGGATGATATCTTCGGCGTCATCGGCCAAGAGAAGGACGCTGAGGGCTATACCACCCAGaccaaggagatcaagagcagcaagagTCAAGACTCGATGGAGCTTATAGCCAAGAACGCTTCAGTCAGTCGGCTTATCGAATTGGTCAAGCCACTGCGCGCGCTTTTGATGCAAAAGGTTGATCTCAAGATGGTTCGTAAGCTTGATACCCTAATGGCGCGTATTACAGCCGGACTTCTGCAAAACCCTGCCGCCGAGACCCGCGACACCCTTGTTTTCTGCTATGAAGTCATTCAGGACGTTTACAATTCTCAAAAGcctgaagttgaagagaagctggACCCTCGAGTTAAGAAATACCTTGTCCAAAAGGGTGCGAAGAAGAGCGGCGATCGAGGCAAAACCACTAAGCACACATACAAGCTAATCCGCTTCGCGGTGGACATTCTGAGGGCAATACTGAAGAAGCACGATAGCTTGCGAACCCCTACCAACATTTCCGGATTCATTCCCATACTTGGTGATGCTATGGTTGGTGGAGAGGACGAAGTGAAGATTTCAGCATTCCGACTACTCGCTGTCATTGTCAAAGTGCCATTCCTTGACGATGAGGGATCCAAGTTGTACAAGGTTGCAGTGAAGGAAGCAACCAAGAGTATCTCCATGGCAGTCTCTACCACAACCGACCTATCTCAAGCAGCTCTCAAAATGCTCGCTGTCGTCCTTCGAGAGCGTCgtgatgttgttgtgaaGGATGCGGCGGTTGATATGCTCCTTGCCAAGTTGAAGGACGATCTCACTGAACCGCTTTACCGCCATGTCACATTCAACTTTTTGCGGTCGGTTCTGGACCGACATCTGGAAACCGCCGCCGTTTACGACACTCTGGACTATGTTGGCACAGTCATGATCACCAATGATGACAAGGACACACGTGACCTTGCTCGAGGTGCCTTTTTCCAATTCATTCGTGAATATccccagaagaaggctaGATGGGCTAAACAACTGAACTTCATCGTTGCCAATCTCAAATACGAGCGAGAGGGTGGCCGGCTATCTGTCATGGAGATTGTTCACCTGCTTCTTATGAAATCATCAGATGACTTCGTGCAGGAGATCTCCTCCACATGTTTCCTTCCGCTATTCTTTGTCCTCGCCAATGACGACAGCGAGAAGTGTCGAGTTGCAGCTGCTGGACTACTAAAGGAGATATTCAGCAAGGCTGACAAGGAGAGGACTCAGACTTTCCTCGGGCTTGTGCGAACATGGCTAGATCAGGACGGAAATGAGGCAGTTCTCAAGCTTGCCTTCCAGGTTTTCGGCTTCTATCTAGAGTCCGATGAAAATgcatccaagaacaagaaggatTTCAAGCTCGTTCTAGGAAAGATCAACAGCGTCATTGAGGTGGAGGATATTCGAGAGGCAGATGGAGAGCTCTTGGAGGCGGCACTTGAAGTCATCCGGGCCTCGTTGTCTGTGTTCCCTGAAAAGATTCTGTCAAGCAGTAGCGAGAAGATGTGGTCCAACATCTTGAGATGCCTGTCACATCAATCGACTTCGGTCAAATTGTCATCTATTGGACTGACAAGCTCATACCTGGCCGATTTTGCTCAGCAAGCCAGTGATGTAGCGGTTGGCGAAGCAGTGGTCGGCAGCCATGGTCTTACACTTGATTTGCCCAAGGTACAAAATCTGGCGAGACTTGGTTTGAGTGTCTTGGCGACCCGAGACATTGACGAGAAGCTCGGGGCGGAAGCTGTCCAGGTCCTTGCTTTCTTGGCTCCTCGCCTCCCTCTTCGACCTGTAACTGAAGGTGAGAGGTCTGACGATGACGTGGAGCAAGAGCAgcaggacgaggaggaagaggacgaggaagagggggTAGAGCGGGCTGAGGGGATACAACGAAGGACtgatcttcagcatctgTTCTGGAAGATCTCTCACATTATTCGACGAGAGATTCCCCCTAGGGCTGTTGCCATCACACCAAAGGTGGCTGCgatggagcttcttgaaacGATTTGCCGGAGATCTTCAGCCGATCGTCTGCGACCATCTTTCAAGACTATCCTGGTACCCCTTCACAATCTTACTGACCCCTCCATCGCACCGCCTTTCTCCAACGATGAACTGTTCAAGACGAGGCACGAGGCCCTCAAGACAAGAGCGCAGATCCTCATGGATTCCCTGCAAAAGAAATTTGGTACGGCTGAGTACTCGAAGCAGCTTCTTGCTATTCGAGAGGAGGTGAGGGCCAAGAGAGAACAGCGTTCAAGCAAGAGAAAGATTGAGGCACTGGCACAACCGGAGAAGTAtggaagagacaagagaaagaagtttgagaagaacaaggagcgCAAGAAGACTCGATCAAAGGAGCAGAAGGTCATGCGTGAGTCTTTCAAGCGGTGGTAA
- a CDS encoding related to carboxyphosphonoenolpyruvate phosphonomutase: MGSQGEGVYKTITAGRLLRQRIEAGDFILAPGVYDGFSARIALEVGFDVLYMTGAGVTASVHGCADLGIATLNDMRRSAETIASLSPFTPVIADADTGYGGPIMVARTVEQYSRSGVGALHIEDQVQTKRCGHLAGKVLVDLKEYLARIRAAVQARRRIGSDIVIIARTDSIQKHGYEEALARLRAARDAGADAAFPEGLRSVEEARQMIADLAPWPVLLNMVENSVTPKLSAKEAKDLGFSMMIVPLATLAPAYTAVKAGLQKLKETGLADTELTPQDLFRVCGLDESMKVDEDAGASNFEGGVD; this comes from the exons ATGGGCTCGCAAGGAGAAGGTGTCTATAAAACTATCACTGCGGGGAGGCTGTTACGCCAGAGGATAGAAGCCGGTGATTTCATCCTTGCTCCTGGCGTATACGACGGATTCTCTGCGCGCATTGCGCTCGAGGTTGGATTTGATGTCCTATACATG ACTGGAGCAGGAGTCACGGCATCCGTTCACGGATGTGCTGACCTAGGGATCGCAACACTGAACGACATGCGGCGGAGCGCAGAAACTATCGCCAGTTTGTCACCATTTACGCCTGTCATTGCCGACGCAGACACCGGGTACGGCGGACCAATCATGGTGGCACGTACGGTTGAACAATATTCACGCTCAGGTGTCGGGGCGCTACATATCGAAGACCAGGTGCAGACCAAGCGGTGCGGCCATCTCGCAGGAAAGGTCCTGGTGGACTTGAAAGAGTATCTGGCCCGTATACGGGCTGCTGTGCAAGCACGCCGAAGGATTGGAAGCGATATAGTCATCATTGCACGGACAGACTCCATCCAGAAGCATGGGTATGAAGAAGCACTGGCACGGCTCCGTGCTGCACGCGATGCTGGAGCTGATGCAGCATTCCCCGAGGGTCTTCGATCGGTCGAGGAAGCGCGGCAGATGATCGCAGATCTCGCACCATGGCCAGTATTGCTGAATATGGTGGAGAATAGCGTCACGCCGAAGCTTTCAGCTAAAGAAGCAAAGGACTTGGGGTTCAGCATGATGATTGTGCCGCTGGCCACGCTGGCTCCCGCTTATACTGCAGTCAAGGCTGGTCTGCAAAAGCTGAAGGAAACCGGCTTAGCAGATACAGAGCTTACACCACAGGATCTATTTCGAGTTTGTGGACTCGATGAGTCGATGaaagttgatgaggatgctggAGCTTCTAACTTTGAAGGTGGCGTGGACTGA